The genomic DNA ATATAACTGACAAAGTTGACATCACAATGGACATTTATGTACATAAGCTCATTCATATATAgcctacacacatacattacatgACACATATTAATTACAAATCTGAAAATCTAGAAACATAGACAAGTATTCTGAAGATGTGTTAACAGAGCAGTTCGAACAGAGGAAAAGACGGTAGCGGCGGAATAGATGCAGGAAGGCAGTTCCAGTCACAAGGAGCTCTAACACAGAAAGCATACTTCCCAACTTCTCTATTTACTCTAGGGACAGTAAAGAAGATCTGTCCATTGTGACGAAGGCTATATTGTGAACTGTAAGGCACTAAATATTGCGATAAATAATATGGATATTGaaagtaaatacatttaaaagtgAACTGAAGCCAATGATATTTTCTTCTGGCTGAGGGTGCAAGCCAGGACAGCTGTTCATACATTACACAATGATGTGTCCTATAGGGGCAGCAAAGGACGAATCGGCACAGGCTGTTGTATATCACATCAAGAGAATGTAGACAAGTGGCAGTAGTGTTAGCATATATAATATCTGCATAGTCCAGAATAGGTAGCAACAACTGAGAAACTATTATTCTCCTAACCTGATAGTTAAAGCAGCCTATTGATTGATATAATGTTTTAAGCCGAAAGCTAAGTTTGTTGTTAAGCGCATGTACATGAGCTTTAAATGAAAGATCAGTTTCCAGCCAAACACcaagatatttaaattttttggttGGCTCAAGTGGAGAAGAATCCAAAAAATGAAGATTAAGATCATTTCTATCTTTCTTCTGGAAAAGCATACAGTAAGATTTTGATTTATTCAGCAAGAGTTTATTAAATGACAGCCACTGCTGTACAGAATCAAAGTCATGTTGTAAAGAATAACTAATGTCTGATATATTTGGTTTAGAGCAATATATAATTGTATCATCAGCGTAAAGATGAATATCACATCTTGAACAACAGAGTGGCAAGTCATTgataaaaatggaaaataataaaGGGCCAAGTGCAGAACCCTGGGGTATACCTTTATCTATATCTGTAAAATTCGACTGAATACCCCCAAAGGACACACACTGACGGCGATGATGAAAATAGGAGTTGAACCAAAGAAGAGATGTACGGGAGAGGCCAATTGAATATAGTTTATCCAAAAGCAGATAATGATCAACTAAATCAAATGCTTTTGTAAGATCTAAAAAGATGGCACCAGTACACATATTATTATCAAAACTAGAAAAAATATCATTTGTAAATTTCAAAAGAGCAGTGGTAGTTGAGAAATGTTTCCTGAAACCTGACTGGCATTGAGATAGTAAATCATTAAGAGACAAATGGTTAGATAATTGATCAAAGataattttctcaaaatgttttaCGATACTATTAATTATTGAGATAGGTCTGTAATTGTTCATATTTAGGGTGTCCCCTCCTTTATGTAATGGAATGACTTTTGTGCACTTCCATGCCAGAGGCACTTCACAAGTTAAAAATGACAAGTTAAAGAGTTCAGCCAATGGAGAAGATAGAACATGTGAAGAAAGTTTGATAAACTTACCCTCAATGCCGTCAGGGCCAGGTCCACTACTAGAGGATAGCTTGCTAATGGCCCGCTGGACATCAGCTGAGCTAACCTGTTGAAATGTAAAAGAACTATCGTAGGGCTGAGGATTAACAGTCGACTTTGAAAGATAGAGTGATGACTGTACCTGCGGTGTTTGGGAGAAATGCAGACTAAATGCATTGGAGATCACTGCTGGATCATTAACAATTTCATTATTGATTGTCATGTTACTCGTAGTACTGTTGGACTTACCAAGTAAGGTattaatttttttccaaaattgttTAGGATTACTGAAGTCATTGGACAAACTATTTCTGTAGTAATTGGCTTTAGCATTTCTTGTTTGGGTGGTACACGTGTTTCGTAGCCGTTTGTATTCCTCCCAATCACTAGCAagttttgtatgtttgtgtttattcCAAGCcctatcatatatatatatacacatatcatCATAACgttttgcacatactgtatatttttgcacattcagCGCTCAAtccattcagcctcttttttcttatgttaaacagctattttgtatatatttgtttctgtatttattgtttatttcatattaatattcaatatgtgagtttgtttgtttatgcacCAActaccaaggcaaattccttgtaagtgtaactttggcaaaaaaaccttttctgattctgtcaACTTAGAGACTGAAttactattggatggattgccatgacacttttttacagacattcatggtcgcCAGATGATGACTTCTACTGACTTTAGGGATCCGAAAAaactgacattcccatcagcctcagctgtactttgtctTTAGTGATAATTAGCAAATATtatcatgctaacatgctaagctcagatggtgaacatgttagcatgctgacattagcatcttgctcaaagcaccactgggCCTAAgcagcctcacagagcagcTAGCATGACTGTAGACTCTTGTTGATATATTAATGTTAGACCTGTTTGATGAGTTCACAGCGGTATTAATGTAGATACCTGTTTGGTTTAATTCAAGGCTGACGCCGCTGCGTTACGACCAGAGAGACCGCATCACACACCTCGGCGAGTTACAGTACAGCGTGGATGACGACGGCTTCCTCCGCCAGCGAGCCAATGATCTCTTCGACTACAACTCCAACGGCCTGCTGACCCGCGTCTACAACCGCGTGACGGAGCGCACCGTGTGGTATCGCTACGACGGGCTGGGTCGGCGCGTGGCCACCAAGAGCAGCCAGGGCGAGCAGCTGCAGTTCTTTTATGCTGATCTGTCACACCCCACCAGGGCCAGCCACCTGTACAACCACAGCAGCAATCTGATCACATCGCTGTACTACGACCTGCAGGGCCATCTCATCGCCATGGAGCTGAGCAGCGGGGAGGAGTACTATGTCGCCTGTGACAGCGTCGGGAGTCCGAGGGCAGTTTTCTCTAGCAAAGGGCGACTGGTCAAAGAGATCCTCTACACCCCTTACGGAGAGGTCTACCAGGACACCAACCCCGACTTCCAGCTTGTCATCGGCTTCCACGGAGGCTTGTACGATCCTCTCACGCGGCTGGTCCATTTGGGCAGGCGGGATTATGACACGCTAGCAGGTCGATGGACCTCGCCCAATCACGAACTGTGGGGGGAGCTGAGCAAAGAGCCGAAGCCGTTTAACGTGTACGCCTTCAAGAATAACTGCCCAGTTGGCAAAGTGGAGGAGGTGACGGAGTTTACTACAGGTGAGCttcacacgtgcacacacattcattcactcTCCAGCTCAGTACTGTATCTGTGACTCACACGAGCTGCCACATTACAGTTCTCACACAGATACAGGCATGAATTTCACTCAGCAGCACctactcccacacacacacacctacacaggaAACATCTGCCATAAAGACTAACCACCACTAACCACAGGTGAGGCGCACGGCACAAAGAAATGATGTCAGATGATGACAGAATGTACTGGCAACAGAAAGGACAGACATGCCTCTGATCAACTTGTTTTTTAACACAGGTTGCTGTGTTTTGTTCTCTTTAACTGTCAAGAATATACTGTTTCCCCAAGAGACCAAACAATAACTCAAGCGAGGGAAGGAGATGGAATGGGAGAGCAGGAGAATGAATAAAGGATGTCGGTGGGGGCGTATGTCCTTCTGGTTAATGGAACATTCATTTGTCATGTCACGTTTTCCTGCAGCAGGATTGTTTATTACAGAACTTGTTTGTCAGTGAAACACCAGCCGAAACATCTCTGCCACGTATTATGCTCATATTGTGTGATTTCCTGGTTTCCTTGGCCTTATGACTTTTTGTTTGCTGTTTTGCACAGTATACACATTATATTCTAACTTTCTCTCTCCGTGcaattttctctctttctgtgtgtgtgtgtgtgtgtgtgtgtgtgtgtgtgtgtgtgtgtccagacatTGGTAGCTGGCTGCAGCTATTTGGTTTCCAGCTTCATAATGTTGTCCCAGGCTTTCCGAAGCCTGACGTGGGCAGAATGGAACAAACATACGAACTGATGAAGACTCAGACCAAGACACAGGACTGGGACTCCAGCAAGGTGAGCTTACCCCAGTCACCTGCAGATCATCTCTataaacagatatctgcatGTGAATGCAGAATCTGTAGGCAACAGGACACGATTTTTGGAACGAAAGCGTAGAGCAAAAGAGGCAGAACGTATTGGCCTTCATGCAATCTCTGAACCTGAAGACAATGCAGCTTTTTAttagctttttttaaaatgtatctcTCATCTCCAACTCCATTCTCGCGTCTCAAATTGCTTATCGTCCCGGCGCACAGAAGAGGATGTCTTGGCCCGGATATTGGCTGGCTACTCCGGAGTACCCAAAATATTGGATGTTGCCCCCAGAGGCTAAATCGCCGTGGGACCGATAGCCGATGGGTTCTGAGATTGCCTGCATACCTTGTCATCCCttatccctctctttctgtagaacatttaaatatattttgtatgACTAATTTGGGTTCTTCCTAACGGGCAATATGGTTGAAATCAACGGCACGTTAATAATTCAGAATGTTTTCTAATATCAGTAGTATGAGTGTTGAAATGATTAGTCGACCACCCAATTAGTCAATAGAACATTTACACTTTTGAGAATGAATACATTGTCATTAAAGTCACTGAAGTCAaacagcttcttaaatgtgttctcagatttgctgcttttatcTGTTTCATTGTTAATTGAATATCTTGAAGGATTGGACTGTTGGTCAATTAAACCAAGAAACAATTGTCAGATTGATCAATTATGAAAATGGTCATTAGTTGCAACCTTATGTATCACAACATGAGTAATTTATGTAAATGcacatgtaaaataaatgaatgctcAGTGCAATGAACTATTCCACCATTATACATGGGACAAAGCTCTGCAGAtatgaaaaacaataatttaaagCAGCTACGaggaactttcagtttgtgttgattctagcggcccctTTAGCggttttaccacacctgctgtcgtgaGGATCTTTTCTAGCTGTCATGAGCCAAAGCATTAGCAAGAGTTTGTTGCAGCAACCAGCGTAGTCTTTATCCTTGACGTTGGTTaactaggggtgtaagaaaaaatcaatacacttgagtatcgcgatattttattttgcaatactactaatactgtatcgattttcgaAAAGGcaatattgaattttttttaaatgaaattatttcttttttatttgtatttattgttttaaacgttcaaaaaaaatattcatgtaagacagtggttcatgtTTATGAGAcgcactagtgtccttgcctagcagtgcctaacagtgcctagcagtgcctgactttttgctagaagctagcaacgtagctatggctgaactttggcctacttttaAATTAGCTCattaagaacctgtgaaccacaatcccaaactggcagtttgactttctgtgtactgaattgtttacctaaagtaaacttctttgacttttatgaacatcatgtctttttttaaatattagtttttctaaaattatactttaaaaaaatcccaatatattgccttacgcacagtatcggaatatattgcaatatattgaatcatgacccatgtatcgtgatacgtatcgtatcgccagattcttgccaatacacagccctatggttaactgctcctcagatctctgcagggtaaatccagacagctagctagactatctgtccaatctgagttttctctcgcacgactattttgcagcaaccagtgattggtttaaagaaatgccaataaaccagagcacgtttttctcccatccctggCCGAGACTACAACCAACGTATTAATAACTAGAACTTGCAAGCAGTTATGAAAAGGGTCCAAGCCCCCCGCCGCAAGTCGCCACCGACAGACAGCGGGGGCGATGCAATTcgtttatatagcacctttcatgaaacccaaggacgcgttacacaagtacagggggacaaaaGAAAATAGAAGGCTAACACAAACAtagactgaaaagaaataaaaactaaatggaaggggggacGTATTTTTATGTAGGCTACAACCCCATctcgcattgtaaagttattttatgaatgaaacagacatattacatacttGTTTAGTAGGAAGAGGGCCAATTCAGGCTCAGTTTGAATCATTTAAAACcctgtaattgtctccatcttttGAAAGACCGAAGAAGGTTTCCCCCGTCGTCTGTCATTCTCTCTTTTAGTTTCTAGTTGTTCTTAGttttatttccttctttcctgtgatggccccagtatcagccataactaaaataaaatatatatataaagaaatctcctgcttccttttacctggctggataatcactaacacaggcttttccggtgttacactgaactctgtgacccgtcagaatgtgtgactgtagcgccgtctacctgccgcaaatcattctgtgacaGCGCGGGAAAAATCGTATCCGGGCAaatgcattaataaaaactatatcaAAAGCGTTCTTTTCAcggttagtctcgtttgctgttacaggtcgtTTATGAtcaaaaatgaaacattttttaaaggtCCTCGTAGCTACTTTAATTCaattcttttattttgtaatttttttcactAATTTGCTTGACTTTAATAATttggttaattaattaattacatttaataaaCACAATATGACCATTTCCTCACAGTATGACATGAGAATATGTCCAGTCCTAATAgagtttgtattttattttgacaagTGATGAAAGTGATAGCATTAattatggctgcattccacttaggttTGCCGCTGTCAGTGCCCTGCTATACAGTATAGGCCTTTTACATAGcacacattttgacttgtcatagtatgAAAAGCACAGATGTTAGGAATAACATTATACTGCAGACGGCTGTGTGACATGCACGGTGTGACATGCACAATACCACGACCCCGAGACTGAAatagctaaatggaattcagccatcattcattttattatttacacctgtgctttttcctACTGTGAAAAGTCAAATGTCTGAAAGAGTCTCCTGTCACAGacctctgtaaaaaaaacattgttaaccATTTGTACCTTCCCCAGGTGGTTTTGGGAATCCAGTGTGAGCTGCGGAGACAGCTGCGAAGTTTCATCTCTCTGGAGAGGTTACCTCTGGTCTCCGATCCTGTAGGCTCCACCTGCCACAGGCCGACACGCCCCCCTCCCTTCGGCTCCCGGCCCTCTCTTCTCGGCCCCAGCATCCGGTTCGCCGTCTCCCACGGCCGCGTCGGCGCAGAGGTCATCGGCGTCGCCAGCGAGGACAGCCGTCGTGTGGCAGCCATTTTGAACGGCGCCGTCCACCTGAGCGGGCTGAGCTTCACCGTGCACGGCTGCGACACCCATCACTTCCTCCAGACCCGGCCGATCGAGGAAGACCTGGCGCTCGGGTTAGGGGTCGGGGGCCGCGTCCTGGAGAGCGGCGTGAACGTGAGCGTGTCTCAGATGAGCGCCGTGGTGAACGGCAGGACTCGACGATTCGCCGATATCACTCTCCAGCAGGGGGcactgtgtctgtgcgtgcgctACGGCGggagcgaggaggaggaggtggcgcGGGTGAGGGAGGAGGCGAGGAAGCGGGCGGTGGAGGGGGCgtgggagaaggagaggaagcgGGTGGAGGTGGGGGACGTGGGGAGCAGGGCGTGGAGCGAGCTGGagaagcagcagctgctgtccggaggactGGTCCAGGGCTACGACGGCTACTACTCCCTGCCTACAGAGCAGCAGCCGGAGCTGTCCGACTGCCCCTCCAACATCCACTTCATGACACTAAGCGAGGTGGGGGGCAGGTAACAGAGACACGTGAGCAGCCCCCCACCCCACCAAAGACTGCCTGTTTCTACTCTACTCTGATTTGTTCTACTGTTTCTAtactgtatcaaaaaagaaagaaagaagacgacgagaaagaagaacaagaagagagattggggggaaaaaatgcttTCCAAATGCCTTTAATTGTGACAAAATGAtggtattttattattatcgtCCAGTTCTCCAATTTCTAACAGTGGCACAAACAGTGTGGTTTGGCTGTGGCTTTGCTTTTTGTATCCTGACTGGCCTGGGACTGACCGACTGACCGACTGACCGACTGACCGACTGACCGATTGACTGATTGACTGATTGACTGATTGACTGACTGTCATTTGCTGTTTCAACACTGTTCATCATTTTGGACTCTGTTCAAGTTCACTGAACTGTAGAGATGGAGACTTTAGGATCGCCAGTGGATACATCTCTTCGTGACTCAAAAATCAAGAGCTCTCCGGTTGCCATTTGAGTTCCTACATGGTTTACCTCGGATATACTATCGTTTACATATTGTGTAAGAGAGGCCTTGTCAACTCTGACACTCCCCTTTAGAGAAGGAAACCTCTCCTGGTTTCCCGCCTCTGGCGTGCTCCAACAGTAGTTTGTATGAGTGTGTATACTAAAGTCAAGAATGTACATAGCCAGTGCTTTCACACTGAAAAAAAGTGCTCAACTGGAAATTCTGTTGTTCATAAGTAAGTGTCAGTATTGTTAATCAATAGAAAAAAACAGTTTCATTTTTGCAAAGAATTATACATGGCTATAGTAAATATTCTCGCTGAAAAATCTGACTTTATTGGGTTACAATGCTGATTAAAGTTATTATGTGTGAATTACCAGATTGATCCCTGGGATTTCATGGGTATTGTTGCTTATTATTTCTCTCAGTGCCTTCTGTGTTTCTGCGCCTTCTCTCCACACATTTGTTGTGCGCTCTTTGTTCTTGTTTCTGCAAGTTTGTAACATTCAAATCTGTGCTGTCATTATCACCCATCATTATGGCTCAAACCGAGGTATGCATTAGAAACCTGCGTCTGTCAGAAGagaagacgaagaagaagaagagcaagaacaagaagaagaagaaggaagagagagagaaaaaaaaaccacagAGGAAGGGAAAAAGAAATGTGACAGCTGAGGCTCAGCGAGTGGGTGGTGAGTGCAGAAGGGGCAGGACCTGGAGTTGGCTGTGCTGTTCTCTACAGCTTGTCTCCTCTCATTAGGAAATGCCAATCAGACTACATGTGAACTACTTCCAAGCCtcttccctccccctcccccccacaaaaaagttaaaaaagaaagtagagaagtttgtttttcttttttaatctagCTACTACTAATCCACCTCCCCGTCCGTCCGTCTGCCTATCCCCCACTCGCCTCCCTCCCACCGTCACTCCACCATCTGCCCACCATTaattgtttgtgtttctctccTGGGCTGCCGATGACAAAGCCGCACAATGCATATGTTCTGACTGCGAGCAGGTGATATACGTTCCTGACTAGCAATTTACTGATCAGCTGCGATGCACCTTCCCTTCCAAACCATATGCTCCGCTAGATACTGTCCAACCTCATCTTGCCGGTGAAAAGATGGAGGGTCCGGTTGCTAGGAGACCGCTGCACTGAAGAATTGTCTGGGCTGAATGGatgctctctttctccttctttttttctctctctctctctctctctctcatttttttTCGCGAGGAGCCAGTAATGTCAATCAGATGAATGACAGATCCCCCCCCCTGTCTCTCTAGCAGTCAGCACTCTCTCCACAGAAATCAGCACTTCAATATGTCAAATTGAATTTTTGTTCCACATTATATGTCAGACGGAGGCTCGGGTGTATATGGCTGTGTATGCGTGACCTCATTTAAaagagtttatttcaaccaatatcatttattttctttgccaTTCACATAACTGTATTGCATTAAGAAAACATAGCACAATATTTGTTGTCAACTTATGTATGCAGTGATGGATATTAATGTTTCAGCAGTTGAATATTTTACATCACATCCCTGAAAGTTATGAGGCACTTTCTGTGCCGCATatgcagaagaaaaaaataagagagATGCTGGAAGGATACTGAGATCTGAGTCACAGCTAGAATCTAAATGACATGTTTTAACAAGCTGGATAATGTagaaaagaaattacatttactTCACATGCAACGTGCAAACGGTGCATCATGCAAAGTGTTTATGTTTATAATTAGGTCAATGGTGAGTTTGAGGTTTACACTAACCAAAAGCTTGCCGCATCTCCTTTTTGTTCCTGTTTTTGTGTCCCTGAGCAGCATGAGGCGGCCGCTGCTGGAAGTAAGCGTTAGGGCTGCTGTGTGTCGGTGACAGGCTATTACTGGCCGTCTGTGCCTCctctgtgtatgtttgtctctGAGCTGCTGTCACAGGGTAGAGCAGAGGCATGGCAATTCCTTGTCCCGGCTTCTGGAAAGCTACTATCAAGTTCTTGATTTGCCGGAAATATCGTTTCGGCACACCAGGAGTGGTCTGAAAcacaacagagaaaaaaaaggcagaggAGGATTCAGCTTCTCCGTTTCCATATTAAACCTCACGGGGAAAGGAAGAGGCCAGAGCGGGACCGGCTTCAAATGAGCTCGCACAGATTCACCTTATAAAAGACATGAGATATGCTGAAAGTAGAGGCAGAAAAACACTGTGGGCATGGAAGCTTGGCAATTATATTTGCGTACATCTGGTCCACTGATCCACACTGAGCTCACATTTAAGGCAATAAAAAggtatcaataaataagatgGTGCAAAAGAAATTCAATCTGTAAATGCTGTAAAAGCTACTGTAGAAGGATGGCAACTATACTTGAAGGGTTTAAAAGTTAAATTAGGAAGGTTCTGGTTGCAGTTACCTCTGAAAGCATTCACTCCCCTCGGctgcttttatattttgttgGTCAACAAAAAGCATTTCTTTTTGTGACATCTAAGATGCTTAAAGTGTCCCAACAGTATATCTCATCTTTACTTCTGACTGAATAAAACGGAAATAACACAATCAttcttagaaataaaaaaagaacaagataaGATATTTAGAATTCATTTTCCAGTACAACAATGGTGTTATGTGACCGTTTTCATTTGGCTTTATTTAAATTCAACTTTAAGGAACCTTCAGAGAGCTAATCTATTTCTTACTTTGCCCACAGCGGTCAGTTTAATATCTCTAAACTATAAAGCATTGAACTATTGTAATTTTGTCAAGTaaggacttaaaaaaaaaagcattatttGTTTTCATTCTGTGCAATCAATCATGCTGTAAGAAATGGTGAAAATCGTGTTTCTTTTGAATGCATTTTGAAATCATTCAATCAAACGTAGAAGAGCTCTTTTCCACAGCAGAGcactttggatgttttttttgtcgccccccccgtttttttttttttttcccggttttttttttttttttttttttttttttcctgttttttgtaaattttttttttgtttttttttaaaaattttttttttggggcccTCTCCCCACCTATCTGTTGGCTTGATGCTGTCAGTAAAAATGAGCGAGGGGCAAAATGTAGTTACAACAGCATCTAGCTTTAGTTGTCAGCGAGAGACACGTCCTTCAGAAGTCTATACATTCACATCTCTGGGTGTTTGCCAATCCTGAGTGCTCAATTACATATCCCATCAGAAATGCTGTCAAATGCAATTCTATGTTCCCCATCTCTGGAGTATATGCTGATGCTGTGGCGTCTTAAATttgtagtggtggtggtggtaggaGACGAGCTCACAGGGTGTTATTGCTAAAGGAAAAGAACCCATTTCTCAGTGCTGTCACTccttgaagaaaataaaaatccatGTTTGCCTCAAATTCACAGCTTGCTGAATTGGGCTGGCACCAAAACAACCTCTAGAACTAATAAACACCAACTAAAGCGAGGCGGATGTGCAGCTGTTTTGCTGCTCCTGTAAAGTTTTAGCGTGCAGAAAGAGTCGGCACAGAACCAGAGCAAGAATTATATTGATAAGAATGTCTCACTTCAGCAGCCCAAGATCCTGCGTCGTCCTTGTGGAGTCGGTACGTGTAGACGTATCCGCTGTacctgcacacacagaaacaccttTGACCCTGGGTTCATCTTTCAGCTTAATGAAATAAGTACtgtcattattatcattattccTCCTGTGAGAATCACGTGTCAAACTAAATAGGGCCAccatatatatattgttttcagTTTAGTTTATGCTTTTTTGGTTTCTTAATTGTCTTCTGTTAACAGTAGAAAAGAGGATTATGTGGTAATGTGGTTACTGAGTTCTCAGAAAAGAAAGCAGAGATATTTCACAATCTGTTTGTACTCACAGCACACACAGGCAGTAGACGCCCGGCACAGAGTCACTATTGCGGATTAGGTAGCAGCCATCCCGCCCGTCCTGAGCCAGCCGCCTCTCGCCCTCCTCCTTGCCGATGGGGCCGTGGTACACAGGCAGCTTTTCCATCACGGCTCCTCTCCAGATCTGCTTTTTGTTCTGCTCCCAAGTGCCAGCGCTCTCTCCCTATTTCTGGGCTTTAACTTTTCACTGCAGGCAAGCCTTTTGGTCTTCACTGTGTATCCACTCGACTGGGAGCACAGGTAAGGCAGCTGTCCAGCCTCTTATTTGATATTTGGCGCTCGCTGGTTCAAACGTCCGTTGGAAAGCCAGCTTTCTAATTTTCCACTTTCTTACCCAAACTGATAGCAGCTCTCTCTAACCTCTAACCTTTATGGTATGTTGCTCTGCCTTCCTCTTTCActaccagacacacacatgtgcgcgcacacatgcacacgtaaAATGTGGGTTTGTGTATCTCTCAGGAAATGATTGTATTTTTCGACAGGAAATAACTTCAAAGATTCTAACTGACTATTTCCACAACAATTGAATGCACAAGAGAGggataaaaaaagaagcaatatCACTCTTTTCACACAGGAAAACATATATTGAGCTTATGTAGTGACTTTCCAGCTCAATTACCCAGAGGCCtcccatgtttttttattaacagaAGTTTGCTTACACGGTCTGTTTCCACCACAGTTTCCTCCACGAATAGCAATGTATACTGCGCAAAATTTAGCAGCGGAACCAAGTATTCACATCTTTTACCTACAGTAAGTACAAGTACTAATACATTCATgtaaaatactccattacaagtaaaagtcctgcattcaaagtcctacttaagtaaaagtacagaagtattatcatcaaaatgtacttaaagtataaaaagtaaaagtactcattctgCAGTAAAATGTCCCCTGTGACTGATATATTATACAATACAACATTAGATTGTTAATACTGTGTGTAAGCAGCAATGTACTGTTATAGCTCACTGAGGTGGAGCTAGTTTTAACTACTTTAGGTAGTTcag from Perca fluviatilis chromosome 10, GENO_Pfluv_1.0, whole genome shotgun sequence includes the following:
- the sh2d1aa gene encoding SH2 domain containing 1A duplicate a; its protein translation is MEKLPVYHGPIGKEEGERRLAQDGRDGCYLIRNSDSVPGVYCLCVLYSGYVYTYRLHKDDAGSWAAETTPGVPKRYFRQIKNLIVAFQKPGQGIAMPLLYPVTAAQRQTYTEEAQTASNSLSPTHSSPNAYFQQRPPHAAQGHKNRNKKEMRQAFAYQCSY